From Quercus lobata isolate SW786 chromosome 11, ValleyOak3.0 Primary Assembly, whole genome shotgun sequence:
AATGTATTTATCAATTCATGGAGAAgtatataaagaattaaaatattagtttcATCTTCTGGtcatatctatataatatttggaatatattttttgggagaaacaaacacacacaagaaaGGCGGAAAAGAGTTCTAGCacaaaaaacattttgaaaTCTAAAAGCTTAAGCGTAGTACGCTCCTATATGCAATTCTATTGCCAGGACCTATTCTCTGCTCACTGTCAATCCAGTATGAGGGGATCCCACTATTGTTTGCAATCTCTTGTAGGTGCGAGGTGTTGCTTGAGTTCTACCCACCAATCACCAAGATTAGATCTAGCTTCTCCTTTATCAGCTTATATAATGCATCTTGACGCTCCTGGCAATGAAACAAATTACTAAATTAGTTTTAAGTCCACCTGAAAATATCAAAAAGCCTGGACATAAACATATTGAGTGGCACTATCTCAAGGCAGAGAAGCATTTGGCTAATCTGCAAGTTGGTTAAGCAACATAGTGGCGAGTGAGGGGATAGAAGAAGGGCTCCTAATTGGTGTTAGAACATCTTCTCTCCTCGTTGATTGTACTATAGTATAGCTAACAAGGAGGATGAGGTGAAGGCAGAGATCATATGAAGAAACACAaactaaaaaatgttttttttttttttttctttataaatacAGTAGATTTTAAACATATGACATCCAATCCATGATGATTACTCTTATCATCAAgctaagacaccaatcggttttttgATGTAAGTGGGGTttgaactccagatctcttatttaacgaTAAGAGACTTTATTAATTgaactaactagaacccacacatacactaaaaaatgttgaacaccacagtattttaatataattttaatggaaaagCAACACCAAGAGACATAGGGGGAAAGAAATTACTTGAGTAGCATCACAAATGTTATTGAAGCTTTTGAAGTGCTCATTAACATTTTCCACTCCATGCTTGCACATCATAGTCCTTTCTACTTATTTACCTGTCAAATATTTCCCCTCTTTTTGTGTAAGTTGAAACTATATAGAAATAACACAAGTAACAACTTCTTGTAAAAATAGAAGCTGGAATAACATAATTGCAAAACTAACCAATCTCTTCAGTTTCTCCCTTGAGCATTGTTGTCTGATTTGCAATGCCAACCCTTACCAAGTCCCTATCTGGATCAAACCTCCTTGAAACTGCATATATAAATTTCTCTAGGTAACCCATTGTCCATCACTAAATCTTTGCATTATACCAAACATATATAGTAGACATTAAAGCTCAAATTAGCAACCAAACTCTGCACCTTTAGAAACTCCTCTTTGGTTGAGCTAGACCCATTAAGGTCACCCCCAAGAATGTAGTCACACAAATACATTACCTGCATTCATTGAAAAGTTTATAGTAAAAACATATTTCTTCAGCAAAAGTGAATCTATATACAGTTGTACACCAAAAATAGTGATTTATAACCAGAGTTAGGTTTTAGCTACATTTGGGACATACTTCTGTCATATTCTTGACAATAACATACTTCCCAGCAAAAGATACAGTTGCTACAGTTTCCTCATGAGCATATTTACCATGAATGATTGATGTGTAATCTCCTTTCTTGTGCTTCTCAACAGTATTCTAGGCCTTCACACAAATTTAATGAGATATTGTTGTGTCCCAAGGCCACCGAGCAAATAATCATGCAGATTGTAAATGAACAGTATCAGGGGCAGAGAtaggatttttttgtttggggccAAATTGTGGTACCAATATATTAGTCAAGAGTTgagaaaaattatcaaatacaTGTGTAAGCACACATACACGTATATAAACCTTAATAATTTGATACTAGAGtaatttttaacttataaatatattgtatacAAAACTATCAACTTTGACATACGTATATTGGCTAGATAATATTTTTAAGggaacttataattttttaaattccaatAAGTATACAAAAGTTGTCTAGTTTAATATTAaacatattcaaaaaattattttgagaaagCAAAAACTACCTTATCTATAACTATTAGGCCAATTGATaaattctattaattttttaagagcatcattgGACTAACTTAAATAGCGGCTAACTTCTATATTTTTGTAGCTAAACATCTaaagtttttaataactttagataaaataaaaagaattttgttttaattcgTATTTCCCGGAGATTCCCAAGCAGAAAATGGTCACGCATTGCCGGAGTTCCTATCTTGcaacttttataatttaaaaaaaaaccgaCCCAGTTTTATAAACCCCAACTTTTAGCTAAAAAATGaatccaacttttttttaataggaccTGTTATTACCCACCCAGTTAAGCCCAACATAATACCTGACCAAGCCCACTTGCCAAAAATAAAGCCACTCACACACGCTTCCACGTGCAGCCCAAAAGGAGAAGCCAGATTTGCCCATTAACCTTATCAATCATCATGTCTAGCCCATATCAAACCATTGATCCATAAATTTCTGATAATTTGtcagagatttttttttttttttttttttttgagagggagTTTGAATTTGTTAGAGATTGTCAACCAAATGTTAGAGGTTTTGGAGAAACAATCAACGGATCAAAAATCTAATGAAATTTTGGGGATCAAAGATCAACCAACAGTTCAAGgatcttaaaaaattttggagaatCATAACACCATATTCCAGGAACACTAACAATTCATGAGTTTAACATTTCGGAGGATGCACTTGCTATGAAATTTGAGTTTGAATATCGAAGGATCGACAAAGTGGAAGAGATAGACCCAAGAGATCTTGTGATTTTGAATAAGCCTACCTCAATTTCACACATTAAGTTTGTCATTCCTAATTAATTCAAGAATATAGGATGTATTACTCTTTTGTTTCAAGTGCTCACAAAAGTGGTTGAAGAATTGTTCCAAGTATCCAATGTCAAAATTCGtgccattctttttttctttttcctggaGAAACAAAATTCTTATCATTCAACACTTCAAAATTCGATGTTTAGTTTTCTCCAACCAAGAGTAAAAAATACAGTGTGAGCAAGAcaatttccatatatatatatatatatatatataggttcaTCTTAAAGGGGAAGGGAATGTTGTGTCCTATAACCACATggcaaattatttttaaattatgcataatagAAGGATTTAAATTTGGAATATGTAGTAGTAGATGATGATAAATATATTCTCCCTCTTGAGTTCATGAGGCTTGTCACTTCAAATTGAgttatgtatttttttcaattatccCAAATATCATATGAATATAAAATACGAgaccaattaaattaaaaaaaaaaaaaaaattgtatgacAAAAAAAAGAGGTCAATAGTCAATATCTATAAAAGGTGCCTTAGACACCCATGGGAAAGTTGTATCAACAATTTGTACATTTTTGTCACTCAAAACCAACATCTCAGCCACTGTAGCTCCATGCGCAGGCAAAATCACACCATCACCCTTATTGACAACTTCAAATTGCTTCTTCCCTTCCTCAATGGGAATTTTCTACACCTCCATCTCcttcaaatgctgtgataaaaatgaatataaaacaaatatttatatatatatatatatatatatataaataaaaatagttatttCATGTGAGAGAGCTAAGATTATGTAATGTTGGGTATTTCTAGAGATTCTCTTTATCTAAGCTTCTACTTCAAaaaagtttgcatttatatcaaaatattagTTCATTAGCTTCTAAAATAGTTCATTTAATTAGCCATTGGTGtaaatgtatatattaattatttatattaaaaaatttatataattattttgataaattatatatataggaaacaattttttttggaataataataataataataataataataaatttaggaTATCACATTCTTCCTCATTTAGTTGTTTTGACAACAATTGAcacaaaaaccattaaaaattaaatatttctgtattcaataaaattatcttAACCATTTAGATTTTCTAATTCCTTTCAGTAACATGTAATATTATGTATACATGGAACCAACATTACTGTATTGATCCTATTAGTAACatataataaatacatttatttttgtatattaattATGTTTAGTGGTGCATTAATTATAAgtataatgaaattttgataTAATTGTTTTTCTAAGATCTATGTGAGAaataattgatttgaaataagATATTGTTGCTCAAAGTTAGTTGcttttgcaacaattgaaataaagtctgacaaaagtgaaaaaatatttgataacacaaaatcaagaatgtaaaaataataataataattgaaggatatttgtATTCTTAAGTAGGCATGAACATGCCTGTCTATCAATCACTATATTATGCAATTCTCAAGTTtgtaaacatatataatatgatcAATTTACAACACAACTTTTattgtctttctattttgtttataaaattgaacactaataattacaattttttacaacgaaattattgaaatatttcttCTTTGATAAATCAATAATTGAGTGTGAAGGGGTTTGAATTTTGGATGTTTCCGTTGAAAACACCAAGAATTATCAACTAGTTAAGTTATGGAGctcttgaaaaaaattattaaaatattagaaGGAACCAATAACAAGTTGTAGCCCACATCATGTGGAACTTAGCTAGTACCATATATATCATTAAGAGTGGATGTCATATGTTGAaactctttccaaaaaaaaaaaaaaaaactaatgttaCATGTGTTCAAAAACTTAATCTCTCTTTATAGTGCaagtgaaatatatatatatatatatatatatatatattgcagtGCAAAAAATTAGTATAGTAAAACCAAATCACATTAAGTCTTTTATTCTAATAAGTATGTAGCCCATGCTACCGCAcgggaatggatatattattaatcatgagtttattcatgtttaaaaggctcagttaagtctaaattcatattattaaccagaaaatttcattaacaaaacttagcagtatatatatatttgttgatgAGAATGAGTGGTGGGGTAAGATAAAGCAGATGAAAGGAGGAGGAAAAGAGGAGATGATAATTAAGCACAATTTTAGTTGAGCAGGCCAGCAAACCTTATATGATATGGCTTATCAACTAGGGCTTTACTTGTAAGTGCTTATAAATAATTGGCATAAGACTGGTTTGTGTGCATAGGTGAATTGTGCGTTGGGCGTATAGgaaatgttgtttgtattgtcTATCTTTTAGCTTAGATGAGTATAGTTTGATtgaatttgtataatttatttgtggGAGCCATGTAATGTGTCATCAGTGGatggtttatttttattttattatattgtgtgcTTCCACATGAGTATTGTTCACTCTCATCACAGTGACATAAAATATGCTTTGGACAAGAAAGATTGTGCTTTATTATTTAGCAGGTATTGTTTGGTAGATTAGATTTAGAAATGCGGGGATTTTTAGTTAGAAATGATGGTTCCAATTTATAATGCGGGGATTGTTTGCGTTttatagtataatttttatagaactttattaataatgagttcatcataagaagtaacaattataaattgcacacacatatccattataattattatattgaagtaatgagaagaagaaaaagaaaaactttggaggaatattatagaataaaatttgatataaaatgtGTATTTCACATTACAAACACCTACATGATGCTGGTAGCGGTCTCCCagatttttctctttcattctcTTATAAATGTTTTGTTAATCTCAAGTCTTTTATTTTAGTAATTGTGAAATATTGCATTTCATTtaacaatccacaacatttttgtgtCTCTCCATCTCTCCCCAAGGCCTTATCTAGTTAGTTATATTAATccttgatattttttatttagtttttaatataaCCTACCTACTATCCTCAAAACACACTTGTAGACCAAACAATAATAAGCTGTAGGAGGCTTGCATGTAAAACACATGTAACAGTTACTTAGTTTTGCACCATTTCATAAATTAAGTATCTAGAAACACAAAGTTATATTTAGAGTAAAGTCCTAGTAATGCGTTCAACAATGACAacaatatatattgaaatataGTAATGTAATACTTACTGTTGTTTACTGTGAAAGTGTTTTAGGGTTTGATAAGTCAACCCtaacacataaaatattatttatatataaagtacaTGATATTACTATTTTGCCCCTATTACTCATAACATTCCCCCTCAAGCTAGAGAGTATATATCATACAATCCTAGCTTGTTACATAATAAACCCAAACGAGTCTTACATAAAGCTTTAGTAAACATATCAGCAATCTGGACTCTTGTAGAAACATAAGGATTAGCAATTACACCATCTTCTACTTTCTCCCAAGTAATATGACAATCTACTTCAATATGCTTGGTTCGCTCATGGAACACAGGATTGGAGGCAATGTAAATTGCTGCTTGATTATCACAATGCATAGTCATAGGCAacttcacaacaaatcttaattcCTCAAGTAAATGCTTAATCCACATAAGCTCACATGATGTGTGTGCCATGACTCTATACTCAGCCTTTGCACTAGACCTGGCAACAacagtttgtttcttacttctcCAAGTAATCAGATTTCCTCCCAAAAAAGTGCAATACCCAGTAGTGGATTTTCTATCTGATGGTGATCCAGCCTAATCAGCATCAGTGTAGGCTTCTACCCGTAAGTGACCATTAGCTTTATACAAAAGACCACGGCCTGGATGTGCTTTAAGATACCTCACATTTCGAATAACTGTCTCCCAATGTGGAAGGCGAGGATCTTTCATAAACTAGCTCAAAACACTAACTGCAAATGATATATCTGAGCGAGTAATTGTGAGATAATTTAGTTTACCAACCAAACGACGATATCTCTCAGGATTAGATAACAACTCTCCCTAATCTTCATACAATTTGACATTAGGATCCATAGGAGTCTCCATTGGTTTAGACCCTAACAAGCCAGTTTCTTCCAAAATATCCAACACATACTTTCTCTGTGATAAATTGATGCCTTCTTTAGATCGTGCTACCTCAATACTCAAGAAATAACAAAGTTTACCTAGATCCTTAGTTCGAAAGGAGTTTTGAAGGTATCCTTTCAAATCATCAATACCCTGCTTGTCATCTCCCGTTATtataatatcatcaacatatactatCAACAAAATCTTTCCTTTATCAGAGGTATGAGAAAACAAAGAGTGATCAAAATGGCAACGTCGCAATCCAAACTTTAACACTACTTCACTGAATTTACCAAACCAAGCTCTGGGAGATTGTTTAAGACCATAGATGGCCTTATGCAACCTACACACTTTTCTAGACTCCCATGAGCAACAAACCCAGGTGGTTGCTCCATATACACCTCTTCCTTCAAATCGCCATTCAAGAATGCATTTTTAACATCTAACTGAAATAATTGCCAACCGAAATTAGCAACCAAGGAGATCAAAATCCGAACAGAACATATTTTAGCAACAGGTGAGAATGTCTCGGCATAGTCAACACCGTATGTCTAGGTATAACCTTTGGCAACCAAGTGAGCTCAATAAAACCATCAGACAAATACTTCACAGTATACACCCAACGACAACCAACAATAGTTTCCCCTGGAGGACGAGTAACTAAAGACCAAGTAGCATTTTCAGACAAGGCAGACATTTCTGCCTCCATAGCAGATTTCCAACCCGAGATGGACATAGCCTCCTAGACTGACTTAGGGACAATAGTAGAATTCAAGGATGTGGTAAAGGCATAAAGAGATGGAGACAAGTGACCATAAGAGAAAAACTGAGAGATAGGGTGAGAGGTACAAGAACGCTTACCTTTACGCAAGGTAATTGGAAAAGAGGCAGGATCAGGAGTTGGATCACTAGGCGGGGTAGAGGTCTCTATTGAAGGTTTCTGCCGGCGACAATATACCTGGAGTGGTTTCTGAGGAGATTCAATAGGAGACATAGGTGGTAGGAGAGGAAGACAAGGAGGAGAACTGTCACTAGTAACCGAAGGAGAGAAATAGGACTGAGATTCATCAAATGTCACATCAGCACTAATGAAACGATGCCGAAGAGTAGGTAAGTAACATCGGTATCCTTTCTGAGTACGAGAATACCCatgaaaaacacatttaatGGATCTAGGATCAAGTTTGTCACTCCCTGGACCTAAGATATGAACATAGCACACACAACCAAAGATCTTAGGAGGTAGATGAAACAAAGGTGCATCAGGAGAGAGCACAGTATAAGGGATCTGACCACCTAGAACAGTGGAAGACATACAATTAATTAGATGATAGGCAGTGAGAACAGCATTACTCCAATATGATTTGGGAACATGCATATGAAACTTTAAGGCATGAGTGACCTCTAACAAATGACGCATTTTGCGTTCAgcaacaccattttgttgtggagtatgGGGACATGAAGATTGGTGAATTATACCATGATCATCAAAAAATTGAGACAACGATGTATGAAAATATTCACGAGCATTATCAGACCGAAAAATACGAAGCGAAGCATTAAACTGAGTCtttatttccataaaaaaatgatttgaaaattgagtACAATTCAGATCGTTCTTTCATAAGATAAAGATAGGTGACTCTagaataatcatcaacaaaaatgacaaaatatctAAATCCCAACAATGAGGGAGTGCTTATTGGACcccaaatatcaaaatgaaCTAAATGAAAAGGACTACTAACACGACTCTCACGCCTAGGGGCAAAAGGCACCCTATGGTGTTTACCCAACTGACATGCTTCACATTGTAAAGACTCAATTTGACGACACGACGGAACTAATGACTTCAAATTATTGAGAGATGGATGACCAAGGCAACAATAATGCTGAAGAGGCGAGATAGAAAAATGAGAAGCCACTAAATGGGAAGAACCACATCGATCTAAGTAATAAAGTCCACCGGCTTCATGCCCTCCACGAATAATCTTCCCCATCTTGAGATCCTGAAAGATACAATGAGTGGATAAAAAAATGGCAgcacaattcaaaattttagtaagcTTACTAATTGACAAAAGGTTAAAAGGAAAATCAGGAATATATAAgacagaagagagagaaagattaggACTAAGATTGGCAGTGCCCAAACCAAAAACTGTAGTGGCTGAGCCATTTGCCAATGTAACATTGGGAAGACTACTAGATTGCTTAAGGTCAGAGAGTAAACTTAAGGTACCTGTCATATGATCAGTAGCACCTAAGTCAATGACCTAAGGGTCCTGAGTGGCAAGACAAGCAGCACAAGTACCTTATTAAGCCAAAGTAGCAGTAGAATCAGACCCAACAAAGTTGGAATGCAGAGACAAGAGGCAATTGTACTCTTCCTTAGGAATAGAGACTACTCTAGATGTCGGTGGAAGTGACTGTGAAGGTggttcttgaacttgaaaactAGCTTGGTTAGCCGAGGGTTTACCATACAACTCCCAACAAAAGTCTACTGTATGATTCTCACCATGACAATAAGTGCACTTACGAAGACCACGTCCTTTACCATGACCCCCTTGTTCACTCCCACGACGCCCTTGGTCACGACCTCCACAGCCTCGGCCCCCACGACCTCGACCTCCACGACCACCTCTATTACTCCCCATATAAGTGGTAAAGGTAGATTTATCACCAGAAGGTAATGCATCAGTATGGGAGGAAAAGAAAGGATCAATACTCGAATCAGATAATGTGGCCTGTTGAAGTCTACCAAAAACTTCACTTAATGAAGGGAGGTTTGGACTAGCTAAGATTTGTGATTTTACTGGATTCAAACTTTTAGGCAATCCAGAGAGGAAGCGAGCAACATGCATAGAATCTCGTTGTTTCTTCATAAGTTTAACATCAGAGGAGATAGGCTGATAAATATTGAGTTCTTGACATACACCCTTAAACCTGCTATAATAGTCTTCTAAAGACATATCACCCAAACTCAAGGAGAAATAATTTTGATGAAGATCATAAATCCGCTTCAAATTGTTAACACCAGAGTAAAGTTCCTTGGCTTGTTCCCAAACAAGTTTAGCAGTTGGTAAGAAAACCAAACTACAACCGATCTTAGACTCCATGCTATTCCACAAACAACTCCTAATTTGTACATCTTCGGCTCTCCAATTAGCAGATTTAGGGTCTGTAGGTACAGGAGGTTCCTTAATCACGTAATCTAACTTCTTTCTACCAAGAAGAAAGACTTCAACTACCTGTGCCCACTAAGCATAATTACAACCATTTAGACGAATGGAGGTAATTGATAACATATCAGGAGATAAGAAATAATTAGGGGGCTGAGCACTATCTTTGGACTCCATAATAGCAATCTAAAGAACAAACTAAcactaaagaaaaaattggactGAATTAAAACAAACTCCAACCAGCAACCAATGTACTTCAACCAATCAGCCACATCAATAGAACTCATCTATCAACGAATCAACACCAAACTATTCCAAAAAACATGGCAGCAACAAATCCATACcaacaccaaaaataataataataataattgccCAATCCACCACTAAACATCAACCTAAGGCTGCTTGTATAGATATGCAGAGAACGTattgaagaagagaagaaaatcaGACCATGGTTGAAACCCTCAACTGAAAAAGCTCCGGCGACGGCGCTAGGGTGCAAGAGCGGTGTCACGAGACCGGAGGGAGGGTCACCGGCGCTGGACAACTCCTTCAGTCACTAAATCGAGATCATCAGAGTCTCTATTAGGGTTGTCGGAGCTAACAAGTAGGGATATAGTTGCTGGCGACAACAATATTGGTGGGTGGTGGTCGGAGGGTTAACGGCAGCAGGGACttggtggctctgataccatgttgtTTACTGTGAAAGTGTTTTAGGGTTTGATAAGTCAACCCtaacacataaaatattatttatatataaagtacaTGATATTACTGTTTTGCCCCTATTACTCATAACACTTACAATTGACTAATTTAtccaaaggggaaaaaaagtaactacacttcaccaaaaataacaataaaaaatagtaggTAAGATGCTGCAATTGGGCCTTGGGTCAAGTGGTAAAGGGATGACTGATGAGATATCAGGTAGTACTTAGCTACAAATC
This genomic window contains:
- the LOC115966867 gene encoding uncharacterized protein LOC115966867 codes for the protein MESKIGCSLVFLPTAKLVWEQAKELYSGVNNLKRIYDLHQNYFSLSLGDMSLEDYYSRFKGVCQELNIYQPISSDVKLMKKQRDSMHVARFLSGLPKSLNPVKSQILASPNLPSLSEVFGRLQQATLSDSSIDPFFSSHTDALPSGDKSTFTTYMGSNRGGRGGRGRGGRGCGGRDQGRRGSEQGGHGKGRGLRKCTYCHGENHTVDFCWELYGKPSANQASFQVQEPPSQSLPPTSRVVSIPKEEYNCLLSLHSNFVGSDSTATLA